From the Corythoichthys intestinalis isolate RoL2023-P3 chromosome 13, ASM3026506v1, whole genome shotgun sequence genome, one window contains:
- the atp5f1c gene encoding ATP synthase subunit gamma, mitochondrial isoform X2 — MFARTSALVFSPQCGQIRNMATLKDITIRLKSIKNIQKITKSMKMVAAAKYARAERQLKPARVYGTGALSLYEKAEIKAPEDKASKHLIIGVTSDRGLCGAIHSGVAKTIKNEIANLTGSGKEVMVVNVGDKLRGLLHRTHGKHIMLNCKEVGRKPPTFGDASIIAGELLNSGYEFDQGAVIYNRFRSVISYKTDQQPLFSNDVVANAETMGVYDDIDADVLRSYQEFAMVNIIYLALRESSTSEQSARMTAMDSASKNASEMIDKLTLTFNRTRQAVITKELIEIISGAAAL; from the exons ATGTTCGCTAGGACCAGCGCCTTGGTGTTCTCCccacaatg TGGGCAGATCAGGAACATGGCGACCTTGAAGGACA TCACTATCCGCCTGAAGTCCATCAAGAACATCCAGAAGATCACCAAGTCCATGAAAATGGTGGCCGCCGCCAAATACGCGCGAGCTGAGAGGCAACTCAAGCCCGCCCGGGTCTACGGCACCGGAGCCCTCT CTCTGTACGAGAAGGCGGAGATCAAAGCGCCCGAGGACAAGGCGTCTAAGCACCTGATTATCGGCGTGACGTCTGACCGCGGCCTCTGCGGCGCCATCCACTCGGGTGTGGCCAAGACCATCAAGAACGAGATCGCCAACCTGACCGGCAGCGGCAAGGAGGTGATGGTGGTCAACGTGGGCGACAAACTCAGGGGCCTGCTGCACCG GACTCACGGCAAGCACATCATGCTCAACTGCAAGGAGGTGGGACGCAAGCCCCCCACTTTTGGGGACGCGTCCATCATCGCCGGCGAACTGCTCAACTCTGGTTACGAGTTTGACCAGGGAGCCGTCATCTACAACCGCTTCAG GTCGGTCATTTCCTACAAGACGGACCAGCAGCCCCTCTTTTCTAACGATGTGGTCGCCAACGCAG AGACGATGGGCGTGTACGACGACATCGACGCCGACGTGCTGAGGAGCTACCAGGAGTTCGCCATGGTCAACATCATCTACTTAGCCCTGCGCGAGTCGTCCACCAGCGAGCAGAGCGCCAGGATGACCGCCATGGACagcgccagcaagaatgctt CCGAGATGATCGATAAGCTGACGCTGACCTTCAACCGCACCCGACAGGCCGTCATCACCAAGGAGCTGATTGAGATCATCTCCGGAGCCGCCGCTCT GTAA
- the atp5f1c gene encoding ATP synthase subunit gamma, mitochondrial isoform X1: MFARTSALVFSPQCGQIRNMATLKDITIRLKSIKNIQKITKSMKMVAAAKYARAERQLKPARVYGTGALSLYEKAEIKAPEDKASKHLIIGVTSDRGLCGAIHSGVAKTIKNEIANLTGSGKEVMVVNVGDKLRGLLHRTHGKHIMLNCKEVGRKPPTFGDASIIAGELLNSGYEFDQGAVIYNRFRSVISYKTDQQPLFSNDVVANAETMGVYDDIDADVLRSYQEFAMVNIIYLALRESSTSEQSARMTAMDSASKNASEMIDKLTLTFNRTRQAVITKELIEIISGAAAL; the protein is encoded by the exons ATGTTCGCTAGGACCAGCGCCTTGGTGTTCTCCccacaatg TGGGCAGATCAGGAACATGGCGACCTTGAAGGACA TCACTATCCGCCTGAAGTCCATCAAGAACATCCAGAAGATCACCAAGTCCATGAAAATGGTGGCCGCCGCCAAATACGCGCGAGCTGAGAGGCAACTCAAGCCCGCCCGGGTCTACGGCACCGGAGCCCTCT CTCTGTACGAGAAGGCGGAGATCAAAGCGCCCGAGGACAAGGCGTCTAAGCACCTGATTATCGGCGTGACGTCTGACCGCGGCCTCTGCGGCGCCATCCACTCGGGTGTGGCCAAGACCATCAAGAACGAGATCGCCAACCTGACCGGCAGCGGCAAGGAGGTGATGGTGGTCAACGTGGGCGACAAACTCAGGGGCCTGCTGCACCG GACTCACGGCAAGCACATCATGCTCAACTGCAAGGAGGTGGGACGCAAGCCCCCCACTTTTGGGGACGCGTCCATCATCGCCGGCGAACTGCTCAACTCTGGTTACGAGTTTGACCAGGGAGCCGTCATCTACAACCGCTTCAG GTCGGTCATTTCCTACAAGACGGACCAGCAGCCCCTCTTTTCTAACGATGTGGTCGCCAACGCAG AGACGATGGGCGTGTACGACGACATCGACGCCGACGTGCTGAGGAGCTACCAGGAGTTCGCCATGGTCAACATCATCTACTTAGCCCTGCGCGAGTCGTCCACCAGCGAGCAGAGCGCCAGGATGACCGCCATGGACagcgccagcaagaatgctt CCGAGATGATCGATAAGCTGACGCTGACCTTCAACCGCACCCGACAGGCCGTCATCACCAAGGAGCTGATTGAGATCATCTCCGGAGCCGCCGCTCTGTAA
- the kcnj8 gene encoding ATP-sensitive inward rectifier potassium channel 8 — protein sequence MLARKSIIPEEFGLPGLASRLPRKPVFRDRVNKARFIAKNGSCNLAHKNIREQGRFLQDVFTTLVDLKWRFTLVIFTTTFVSSWLLFAMSWWLVAFAHGDLDPRRLSGVHCVTDVKSFTSAFLFSIEVQVTIGFGGRMITEQCPAAITVLILQNIVGLIINAVMLGCIFMKTAQSNRRAETLIFSRHAVIAVRNNRLCFMIRIGDLRKSMIIGATVRLQVVRKTTTPEGEVIPIHQIDVQTESAVASNSLFLLAPLIICHVIDKNSPLYELSAMELQCSDLEVIVILEGVVETTGITTQARTSYVSEEIQWGHRFVPIVTEEEGVYSVDYSKFGNTLRVATPRCSARELDEKPSILIQTLQKSELSHQNSLRKRNSMRRNNSMRKGGGSLRRNNSGMLSPKVQFFTPAEGGQSGNAVT from the exons ATGCTGGCTCGGAAAAGCATCATCCCGGAGGAGTTCGGCCTGCCGGGGCTGGCGTCCCGCTTGCCCCGCAAGCCGGTGTTCCGCGACCGCGTCAACAAGGCGCGCTTCATCGCCAAGAACGGCTCGTGCAACTTGGCCCACAAGAACATCCGCGAGCAGGGCCGCTTCCTGCAGGACGTCTTCACCACGCTAGTGGACCTCAAGTGGCGATTCACGCTGGTCATCTTCACCACCACTTTCGTCAGCAGCTGGCTGCTTTTCGCCATGAGTTGGTGGCTAGTGGCCTTTGCGCACGGAGACCTGGACCCTCGGCGCCTCAGCGGCGTGCACTGCGTCACCGACGTCAA GTCGTTCACGTCGGCCTTCCTCTTTTCCATCGAGGTGCAGGTGACCATCGGTTTTGGCGGCCGCATGATCACCGAGCAGTGTCCCGCCGCCATCACCGTGCTCATCCTGCAGAACATCGTGGGACTCATCATCAATGCCGTCATGCTGG GTTGCATCTTCATGAAAACGGCGCAATCGAACCGTCGCGCCGAGACGCTCATCTTCAGCCGCCACGCCGTCATCGCCGTGCGCAACAACCGTCTGTGTTTCATGATCCGCATCGGAGATCTGAGGAAGAGCATGATCATCGGCGCCACCGTACGGCTACAG GTGGTGAGGAAGACCACCACCCCTGAGGGCGAGGTGATCCCGATCCACCAGATCGACGTCCAGACAGAGAGCGCCGTGGCCAGCAACAGTCTCTTCCTGCTCGCCCCGCTCATCATCTGCCATGTCATCGACAAGAACAG CCCGCTATACGAACTGTCGGCCATGGAGCTGCAGTGCAGCGACCTGGAGGTGATCGTGATCCTGGAAGGCGTGGTGGAGACCACCGGCATCACCACGCAGGCGCGCACCTCCTACGTCTCCGAAGAGATCCAGTGGGGACACCGATTCGTCCCCATCGTCACCGAGGAAGAAGGCGTCTACTCCGTCGACTACTCCAAGTTTGGGAACACGCTGCGG GTGGCCACGCCCCGCTGCAGCGCCCGCGAGCTGGACGAGAAACCGTCCATCCTGATCCAGACGCTGCAGAAGAGCGAGCTGTCCCATCAGAACTCACTGAGGAAGAGGAACTCCATGCGGCGCAACAACTCCATGCGCAAAGGCGGAGGAAGCCTTCGACGAAACAACTCGGGTATGCTCTCGCCCAAGGTCCAGTTCTTCACACCCGCCGAAGGGGGTCAGAGCGGAAACGCCGTCACCTGA